acattatttgtattgtatgaTTTTGATTTGGTACCTCTGAGTGTCCTTTGTTTATGAATAATGAAGATCATGACACAGAGAGGAATCATAATCACATTTATTACCCCGGAGATGACAGTCAGCGTCATGAACACAGCAGAGAAGACAGCATCTTGACGTTAAAAGACGTTAAAAACGTTAAAACGCCATGGTTTATtgctttgtaaatgtaaaaaagcttCACAAACCTTTTGGAGCGCTGAGGACCGACAATGTTTCATTTCCGTCTGAAACAGCATCTTCTTTCACGTAAATGTAGCTGGAGTTACTGAATATGATTGCGTCCAACTCAATGTAGCTGCAGTAATACAGTCCTGTATCAGAGACATCAACTGTAGAGATCGTAAGAGACGTGTTCTTTTTGTCTACAGACATCTTGAAGTGCTCGGttttggggaaaaagtagcaATCCTGCGTTTGGCCAGATATTGTAAACTGTTTGCACCCGACAAGAAGTGGTGCTGACTTAAGTACATGTTTAAACCAGAAGATGTAATTGGCACGATATAGGTTATGGTGGCACCAAATAGTGACTTTATCTCCAGGTTCTGCCTCCAGCACGGAAGAACCGAGAGTCTCTGAGAGCAAAGCTGCAAGCGGTGAAACAATCATCTCATTTAGAACATATCATCATATATAACTAGAGTTCtgactatactgtatattagtgTCACAATCTCAGAAAACTCATGTTGCCATCTCAAGCTACAGAGGAACCCACATAGATGTGAATTctttgttatataaataaaatatattggaAATTTGGATGAAATTTGACACATTTGTTGGAAAGACAAAGcacatttaaagattttaataattaaacaataagTAATACTTACTCATGGTACAGAGAAGCACCAACATTGTCGCGAATGAATCCGTTTCTCTACTGCATCAGgtgagagaagaaaaaggaaatgtcTCTTTGGTAAATGTGTGAAAGGGGTGTGTTTGAAAGCAACATCGTCTACAGCGACAACAACTAAAAGGGAAGCCTTCGATCCCAGAGGTTTTTCATTCCTTATAAAACTCAATGCCATTCATCTTTATGGTCAAAACCTTTAGATAATAAAATGGGATCAAACACATAAACTAGTGTTTTAGACGATAAATCAAACGTAACTATAATCTGCGGTTTCATGTCGCTTTTCAAAGAATGCTGGTTGTGTCTGCTTACTTTTAAACCATAGCAGGCCTTTCgaataaaaaagaatcaatGAGTGTTAGACAAAAGAGTGTAGTGGACAGTCAAAATGGTGGTCGTATGGTTTTAGTGCTGCAAAGGTGCTTAAAAAATGAAGTGGTGGTCAGATGGCACCTGAAACCATGGTAACAGTGGTTTTCTCTGTCAGTAGCAGTATATATGAAAAAGTGAGTTTCAGGTCTGTGGTTGGAAAAAGCAAGACACACTTCCTCTGAAATGGACATTCCCTGCAGGGGTTTAAACTCACTGTGTGGTTTGTGACAAGTCAGTTGTACACACGTAGCTTAAGCAAGGCGCACACTGTGTAGCCTTTTCATCAGTTGCTTGTCATATTGTAAGAACATGATTCCAGTTTTACACTGTAGGGtctcagttgtcataatgtcagaAAAACTGGtgcacacaagaaaaagactcGTCTGAAGTCACGTCTTAAATCCGTGACACTTTCAGACCGGCCTTCTCTCGCTAAtggtagctagcagcaaacataaacaaactagcattcattttgttcatgCCTTGAGAGTAaaaatgtcacacaaacactcatttTC
This region of Silurus meridionalis isolate SWU-2019-XX chromosome 27, ASM1480568v1, whole genome shotgun sequence genomic DNA includes:
- the LOC124380977 gene encoding uncharacterized protein LOC124380977 isoform X1, with the protein product MLVLLCTMTLLSETLGSSVLEAEPGDKVTIWCHHNLYRANYIFWFKHVLKSAPLLVGCKQFTISGQTQDCYFFPKTEHFKMSVDKKNTSLTISTVDVSDTGLYYCSYIELDAIIFSNSSYIYVKEDAVSDGNETLSVLSAPKDAVFSAVFMTLTVISGVINVIMIPLCVMIFIIHKQRTLRGSVAQDIEEKLSVKQEKRKKQEDDLYTCVVYQNSV
- the LOC124380977 gene encoding uncharacterized protein LOC124380977 isoform X2 — translated: MLVLLCTMIDVSDTGLYYCSYIELDAIIFSNSSYIYVKEDAVSDGNETLSVLSAPKDAVFSAVFMTLTVISGVINVIMIPLCVMIFIIHKQRTLRGSVAQDIEEKLSVKQEKRKKQEDDLYTCVVYQNSV